A portion of the Mesotoga sp. Brook.08.105.5.1 genome contains these proteins:
- a CDS encoding 2,4-dienoyl-CoA reductase gives MSEKEVLFTPIKIGNRVAQNRMVINAMECCDSDEEGNPTEKTYERYRKLFEGKAGLIDLEAITVTYESRGRKTQLSIMPRNKEALTKFVRKMKNINKDTIFIFQLTHSGELSHPAFSKRVCVKPLAGFGGELLSEEDIERILDEFVLAAKICHDAGADGVDLKLSHGYLGSQLLRPYNDRKWKYGGSWENRSRFAFELIERVVREVNDPNFIIGSKVSVWEGFPGGCGSAGPDTAVMDLTESIALCKGLEERGAHYILQSAGSPSITLALSQPDRKIPDYAYLHHYFSKVLKENLKPETVVIGSAYSIFRDGKNSFQAVEREKNTFRYWGNKNVNDGYVDMVALGRQSFADPYLPAKLMEGREDEIKWCTACDNCIELLIRQMNVGCCVYNKPYTEALMKVRKEEGLLKEKHT, from the coding sequence ATGTCCGAAAAGGAAGTTCTCTTCACACCAATTAAGATCGGAAACCGGGTTGCTCAGAACAGAATGGTAATCAACGCAATGGAATGCTGTGATTCAGATGAAGAAGGAAATCCCACCGAAAAGACCTACGAACGTTACAGGAAACTCTTCGAGGGCAAGGCCGGTCTGATAGACCTCGAAGCTATAACAGTTACTTACGAGAGTCGCGGCAGAAAGACTCAGCTCAGCATCATGCCTAGAAACAAAGAGGCTCTGACAAAGTTTGTTCGAAAAATGAAGAACATCAACAAAGACACTATCTTTATCTTCCAGCTAACACATTCGGGGGAGTTAAGCCATCCAGCCTTTTCGAAGCGCGTCTGCGTGAAGCCGCTTGCCGGTTTTGGTGGAGAGTTGCTGAGCGAGGAAGACATAGAACGGATTCTGGACGAATTCGTTCTGGCAGCAAAGATCTGTCACGATGCCGGTGCCGATGGCGTCGACCTTAAGCTTTCTCACGGCTATTTAGGCTCCCAGCTGTTACGCCCTTACAATGATAGAAAGTGGAAGTATGGAGGTTCCTGGGAAAACCGAAGCCGCTTTGCCTTTGAACTAATCGAAAGAGTCGTCAGAGAGGTCAACGATCCCAATTTCATAATCGGTTCAAAAGTCTCCGTATGGGAAGGCTTTCCAGGAGGCTGCGGAAGCGCCGGGCCTGACACTGCAGTTATGGATCTGACCGAATCGATAGCGCTCTGCAAAGGTCTTGAAGAGAGGGGTGCGCACTACATTCTCCAATCTGCAGGAAGCCCGTCGATTACTCTTGCACTATCACAGCCAGATAGGAAGATACCCGACTACGCCTACCTCCATCATTACTTCTCAAAGGTCCTCAAAGAAAACTTGAAGCCTGAAACCGTTGTTATCGGCTCGGCATACTCTATCTTCCGGGACGGGAAGAACTCTTTCCAGGCGGTCGAGAGAGAAAAGAATACCTTCAGGTACTGGGGTAATAAGAACGTAAACGACGGGTACGTAGATATGGTAGCTCTGGGCAGACAGTCCTTTGCAGACCCTTACCTTCCGGCAAAACTAATGGAAGGTAGAGAAGACGAAATAAAGTGGTGCACTGCATGCGACAACTGTATCGAGCTTCTTATACGTCAGATGAATGTCGGTTGCTGTGTTTACAACAAACCGTACACCGAAGCTCTGATGAAAGTTAGAAAAGAAGAGGGACTTCTCAAAGAAAAGCACACATAA
- a CDS encoding toxin-antitoxin (TA) system antitoxin, producing MKTVNVRDVRNRFSEIVDGKEELLILRRGVPVMKISPVSKEDLMNYYLSKAQEEARKIGLSEEEGLEVLDEVRREMKDEGRR from the coding sequence GTGAAGACGGTTAATGTTAGGGACGTTCGAAACAGGTTCAGTGAGATTGTTGACGGAAAAGAGGAGCTTCTGATTCTTAGGCGTGGCGTTCCGGTGATGAAGATATCACCGGTTTCTAAGGAGGACTTGATGAACTACTATCTTTCAAAGGCCCAAGAAGAAGCCAGAAAGATTGGACTCAGCGAAGAAGAAGGGTTGGAAGTTCTTGACGAGGTAAGAAGAGAGATGAAAGATGAAGGTCGTCGTTGA
- a CDS encoding putative toxin-antitoxin system toxin component, PIN family has translation MKVVVDTNVVISAALGSKTCSMVVVKALEQGVIEPVIFPQELRRFVARLKKKEKYRNVDLESLFNFIEYYIEIVEIVDDYQLISFSTDLPDNHFISLAGARDALLITGDKLCLQSALRGNVNCKTPSQYLSDYL, from the coding sequence ATGAAGGTCGTCGTTGATACAAACGTCGTGATTTCAGCAGCACTCGGCTCTAAGACTTGCAGCATGGTCGTCGTGAAGGCACTCGAGCAGGGGGTAATCGAACCAGTAATATTCCCACAAGAGTTGAGAAGGTTCGTAGCAAGACTTAAAAAAAAGGAAAAGTACAGAAACGTTGATTTAGAGAGTCTTTTCAACTTCATAGAGTATTATATTGAGATTGTAGAGATTGTCGATGACTACCAGTTAATTAGTTTCAGCACAGATCTTCCGGACAATCATTTTATCTCATTAGCGGGCGCCCGTGATGCCTTGCTTATAACAGGAGACAAGCTTTGTCTGCAAAGTGCGCTGCGCGGCAATGTTAACTGCAAGACCCCATCCCAGTACCTAAGTGATTATCTTTGA
- a CDS encoding RpiB/LacA/LacB family sugar-phosphate isomerase has protein sequence MFEKRIVIGADKSGFPLKEALKSHLLEKGYEVEDVGMQSMEDFQPYFEVAPKVARKVQAGEFDRGLLCCGTGMGMAIVANKFKGIYAAVVEGSYAAKMAKVINNANVLTMGGWKLAPQEAIDMLDRWLNASFTEGFPEDRQEFLKNAFGKVKEIEEENFR, from the coding sequence ATGTTTGAAAAGAGAATAGTTATTGGTGCGGACAAGTCCGGTTTCCCCTTGAAGGAGGCCCTAAAATCCCATCTATTAGAGAAGGGCTACGAAGTCGAAGATGTTGGAATGCAGTCTATGGAAGATTTTCAGCCTTACTTCGAAGTTGCGCCAAAGGTTGCTAGAAAGGTCCAAGCTGGAGAGTTCGACCGAGGCCTTCTCTGCTGCGGTACCGGAATGGGAATGGCAATTGTAGCCAATAAGTTCAAGGGAATCTATGCAGCCGTAGTCGAAGGCAGCTACGCCGCCAAGATGGCAAAGGTAATTAACAACGCAAATGTCCTTACGATGGGAGGCTGGAAACTGGCTCCTCAAGAAGCGATAGATATGTTGGATCGCTGGCTGAATGCCAGTTTTACCGAAGGCTTTCCCGAAGACAGACAGGAATTCTTGAAAAATGCTTTTGGAAAAGTTAAAGAGATAGAAGAAGAGAATTTCCGTTAG
- a CDS encoding alpha-glucosidase, giving the protein MFRVMNSKNRLQIYLDEVLLIDHSRERPSIFLGKGNETFDMYHGSFEIVDELEERIALRDWRVKENLPEEVVLIFGKNLEEIEITLSFFEGRMKMELKGNNSKANRLWIRIMAEPGEHIYGCGEQFSELDLRGKKVPLWVSEQGVGRNKKELLTFFADKLERAGGDWYTTYYPQPTFVSTRRFYCHVNDSHYMRFDFSHDDYHELECWAIPESIIFGTGKSLLEVLEKQSAYLGRQPELPEWSLDGVLLGLQGGMDIVMPKVEEALKRGLKIAAIWIQDWEGKRITSFGKQLMWNWEYDRTMYPDLPALIEKLKNRGIRVMGYVNPFLALEGNLYKDASENGYLVMKSDGSEYHVVITTFPAAIVDITNPEAYVWLKEIIKNNMIGIGLSGWMADFGEYLPTDAVLYSGEDARSFHNRFPPIWARLNREAVEEAGKLGEVFFFTRAGYTGTTAYSTLMWAGDQMVDWSVDDGLPSVIPAALSLGYSGFGLSHSDTGGYTTIKNIMGNVTRSKELFIRWSSLSAFTPVMRTHEGNRPDDNWQFDSDDETLLHFAKMSSIHQKLKPYLKELISENSTRGIPVMRHPLLHYEGDHNFYTMKYQYMLGPDLMVIPVIEEGKRTQEVYLPEDEWIDLWSGKEYGPGRYVVDAPLETIPVFFKKNSNFAGLFRELADIGGKDV; this is encoded by the coding sequence ATGTTCAGGGTAATGAATAGCAAGAACAGGTTGCAGATTTATCTTGACGAAGTGCTGTTGATCGATCACTCGAGAGAGAGACCAAGTATCTTCCTGGGAAAGGGTAATGAGACATTCGACATGTATCACGGAAGCTTCGAAATTGTGGACGAGCTGGAAGAGAGGATCGCGCTTCGCGACTGGAGAGTGAAGGAGAATCTCCCCGAAGAAGTCGTTTTGATCTTTGGAAAAAATCTTGAAGAGATCGAAATAACACTCTCCTTCTTCGAGGGTCGAATGAAGATGGAGTTAAAGGGTAATAACTCTAAGGCCAACCGGTTATGGATAAGAATAATGGCCGAACCGGGCGAGCATATTTACGGTTGTGGAGAACAGTTCTCCGAGCTTGATCTCAGGGGAAAGAAGGTGCCTCTCTGGGTCTCTGAACAGGGCGTGGGGAGAAACAAGAAGGAATTGCTGACCTTCTTTGCCGATAAGCTCGAAAGGGCCGGCGGCGACTGGTACACCACTTACTATCCCCAACCAACGTTCGTTTCGACAAGAAGGTTCTACTGCCACGTAAATGACAGTCACTATATGAGATTTGATTTTTCCCATGACGATTATCATGAGCTAGAATGCTGGGCTATTCCAGAATCAATAATATTCGGGACGGGAAAGAGCCTTCTGGAAGTTCTCGAAAAACAGTCGGCCTACCTTGGAAGACAGCCGGAGCTGCCGGAATGGTCCTTAGATGGAGTCCTTCTTGGTCTTCAGGGTGGAATGGACATAGTGATGCCTAAAGTTGAAGAGGCTCTTAAGAGAGGGCTAAAGATTGCGGCGATATGGATTCAGGACTGGGAAGGTAAGAGAATCACTTCATTTGGAAAGCAGCTAATGTGGAACTGGGAGTACGATCGTACGATGTACCCGGACCTTCCGGCGCTTATAGAAAAGCTTAAGAATCGTGGAATTAGAGTCATGGGTTACGTAAATCCCTTTCTGGCGCTTGAAGGGAACCTCTACAAAGACGCATCGGAAAATGGCTATCTCGTAATGAAAAGCGACGGGAGCGAGTACCATGTGGTTATAACTACCTTTCCGGCAGCAATTGTAGATATCACAAATCCAGAAGCCTATGTCTGGTTGAAAGAGATAATCAAGAATAACATGATCGGTATTGGTCTCTCCGGCTGGATGGCGGATTTTGGTGAATATCTTCCCACGGATGCAGTTCTCTATTCGGGTGAAGATGCCCGGAGCTTTCACAACAGATTTCCGCCGATCTGGGCCAGACTGAATCGAGAGGCCGTTGAAGAGGCCGGAAAACTTGGAGAAGTCTTCTTCTTTACAAGAGCTGGATATACGGGAACTACCGCCTATTCGACTCTGATGTGGGCCGGAGATCAGATGGTAGATTGGAGCGTGGATGATGGACTTCCTTCGGTGATACCCGCAGCGCTCTCCCTGGGTTACAGTGGTTTCGGTCTCTCACATTCAGATACGGGGGGCTATACAACCATAAAGAATATAATGGGTAACGTAACTAGATCTAAGGAACTTTTTATTAGATGGAGCTCGCTTTCGGCATTTACGCCGGTAATGAGGACACATGAGGGGAACAGACCCGACGACAACTGGCAGTTCGACTCCGACGACGAGACTCTTCTTCACTTTGCAAAGATGAGCAGCATTCACCAGAAATTGAAACCTTATCTTAAAGAGCTAATTAGTGAGAATAGCACGAGAGGAATTCCGGTAATGAGGCATCCTCTTCTCCATTACGAAGGCGATCACAATTTCTACACGATGAAGTATCAGTATATGCTGGGGCCAGATCTTATGGTGATTCCAGTTATCGAAGAAGGTAAGAGGACACAGGAAGTCTATCTTCCCGAAGACGAATGGATAGATTTATGGTCTGGTAAAGAATACGGTCCCGGTAGATATGTCGTCGATGCTCCTCTGGAGACGATTCCTGTCTTCTTCAAAAAGAACTCGAATTTTGCCGGACTCTTCAGAGAGCTGGCGGATATTGGAGGTAAAGATGTTTGA
- a CDS encoding transketolase family protein — MELSGRELRSVYTEKLMEIAEKDDRVVVLEADLGKASGTIPFKDKYPDRFIDVGVAEANMIGVASGLAVMGKIPFAHSFTPFATRRAYDQIAISVAYARLNVKIGGTDPGVTAELNGGTHMSFEDAGIVRNLPGMIVVEPADSVQLLSLLPQIMEVDSPVYMRLDRKNTKLFFEPDTEFTLGKIHQIRDGSDVTIICSGIMIQSSVEAAKILEREGVNARVLNMHTLKPIDREPILKAAEETGAIVTAENHSIINGWGSAVAEVISEDCPVPLRRIGVRDHFGEVGMTDFLLKKYKMTAEDIAQAARDAMALKSKDAGGKDVQGNE; from the coding sequence ATGGAACTGTCAGGACGAGAGCTTAGAAGTGTTTACACGGAAAAACTAATGGAAATTGCTGAAAAAGACGATAGAGTAGTCGTGCTTGAAGCCGATCTTGGCAAGGCTTCGGGAACAATACCTTTTAAGGATAAGTACCCAGATCGCTTCATAGACGTCGGAGTCGCCGAAGCCAACATGATAGGAGTAGCATCTGGATTGGCCGTGATGGGTAAGATTCCGTTTGCCCACTCGTTCACTCCGTTTGCTACACGAAGGGCGTATGATCAAATTGCAATATCGGTTGCGTACGCCAGATTGAATGTCAAGATTGGAGGAACCGATCCCGGAGTAACGGCAGAGCTTAACGGAGGAACCCATATGAGCTTCGAGGATGCCGGTATCGTGAGAAATCTGCCCGGAATGATCGTGGTGGAACCAGCCGATTCGGTTCAACTTCTTTCATTGCTTCCCCAGATAATGGAAGTCGACTCCCCTGTCTATATGAGGCTCGATAGAAAGAACACAAAGCTCTTCTTCGAACCCGATACAGAGTTTACGCTTGGAAAAATCCATCAGATAAGGGATGGAAGCGATGTGACGATTATCTGCAGTGGAATAATGATACAGAGCTCAGTAGAAGCGGCAAAGATTCTCGAAAGAGAAGGTGTTAATGCCCGTGTTCTCAATATGCACACCCTCAAGCCGATCGACAGAGAACCGATACTGAAGGCTGCTGAAGAGACCGGTGCAATAGTAACGGCCGAAAACCACAGTATAATTAACGGTTGGGGAAGCGCGGTAGCCGAAGTTATCTCTGAGGATTGTCCGGTACCGCTTAGAAGAATAGGAGTCAGAGACCATTTCGGAGAGGTTGGAATGACCGACTTTCTTCTGAAGAAATACAAAATGACGGCCGAAGATATCGCGCAGGCCGCAAGAGATGCCATGGCATTGAAGTCAAAGGATGCAGGAGGTAAAGATGTTCAGGGTAATGAATAG
- a CDS encoding transketolase, producing the protein MNKDEIQELQRKARKVRALVIEMIGRLGVGHIGGALSIVDALTVLYFRVMQVRPEEPSWPERDHFVLSKGHGGPGLYAVLAERGFFSTDLLWTLNKPETLLPSHCDRLRTPGIDMTAGSLGQGFSAAVGIAIAKKISGNPSRVFTIIGDGESQEGQIWEAAMLASHRKLDNLIAMQDYNRMQIDGNISDVNGLEPLEDKWRAFGWNVTSIDGHNVEEITDAIGKAKERRDRPSMIILNTIKGKGAYFAEGKLSSHNMKVTEEEWQNAIVELQREGV; encoded by the coding sequence TTGAATAAGGATGAGATTCAAGAACTTCAAAGAAAGGCAAGAAAGGTGAGGGCTCTGGTAATCGAAATGATCGGCCGCCTAGGCGTTGGCCATATAGGTGGAGCTTTGTCGATCGTCGATGCACTCACGGTCCTTTACTTCAGAGTGATGCAAGTTAGGCCAGAAGAACCTTCGTGGCCGGAAAGAGATCACTTTGTTCTCTCGAAGGGCCATGGTGGACCGGGCCTGTATGCCGTACTGGCCGAGAGAGGATTCTTCTCTACTGACCTCCTCTGGACTCTGAATAAGCCCGAAACACTATTACCTTCCCATTGTGACAGACTGAGAACCCCGGGAATAGATATGACGGCCGGCTCGCTTGGCCAGGGATTCTCTGCGGCAGTAGGTATTGCAATAGCCAAAAAGATCTCGGGGAACCCTTCGAGGGTCTTCACAATAATTGGCGATGGTGAGAGCCAGGAAGGCCAGATCTGGGAAGCTGCAATGCTCGCTTCTCACAGAAAACTGGATAATCTAATTGCGATGCAGGATTACAACAGAATGCAGATCGACGGAAATATCTCTGACGTAAATGGACTTGAACCTCTAGAAGACAAGTGGCGGGCCTTCGGCTGGAATGTGACTTCCATAGATGGCCACAATGTAGAAGAGATAACCGATGCGATCGGAAAGGCAAAAGAGCGACGCGATCGCCCTTCAATGATCATACTAAATACTATCAAAGGCAAAGGAGCCTATTTCGCCGAGGGTAAGCTTTCCAGTCACAACATGAAAGTGACCGAAGAAGAGTGGCAGAATGCTATCGTCGAACTCCAGAGGGAAGGAGTGTAG
- a CDS encoding iron-containing alcohol dehydrogenase family protein: MDMNFFLPVKVIFGSGRIRELGSLVVGNRTMIVSDSILLDLGFVSEVKGEAGRTDIIEFCEVEPNPSCETVDRAAKIGREHSVDTIVAVGGGSVMDTAKAVACLMSNTGKIKDYLDGSRTFTSRKVRLICVPTTSGTGSEVTNVGVYTDKSSGVKKPMVSEFFWSDFAIVDPELTFSLPKSVTASTGLDALSHAIESYWAKSSQPVSESLAIRAIDLIMNNLRRACIDGDKESREGLSMASLLAGMAFSQTRTTILHAISFPLTNVYGVPHGFACALAMPEVLKLNYKVIGEKLDILIRYLGFEDVGEFAVAIEDLMIVGEAPRKLSEIGIREEDLDGLVDSSLSSPIAKLNPANIGRKELREIFEHILQ, translated from the coding sequence ATGGATATGAACTTCTTTCTCCCGGTGAAGGTAATATTTGGGAGCGGAAGAATTAGAGAACTTGGCTCACTCGTAGTAGGAAACAGAACTATGATCGTTTCAGATAGTATTCTTCTGGACCTAGGCTTTGTCTCTGAAGTTAAGGGAGAAGCCGGTAGAACCGATATTATAGAGTTTTGCGAAGTCGAACCGAATCCCAGCTGCGAGACCGTAGATAGAGCAGCGAAAATTGGCAGAGAACACTCTGTGGATACTATCGTTGCCGTCGGAGGCGGTAGCGTAATGGATACTGCAAAGGCTGTGGCCTGTCTGATGTCTAATACTGGAAAGATAAAGGACTATCTGGACGGCAGCAGAACCTTCACTTCCAGAAAAGTTAGACTGATATGTGTTCCAACGACTTCGGGAACGGGGAGTGAAGTAACCAATGTTGGAGTCTATACAGATAAATCAAGCGGCGTTAAAAAGCCGATGGTCTCGGAGTTCTTCTGGAGTGACTTTGCGATAGTGGATCCTGAACTTACATTCTCACTTCCAAAGAGCGTTACAGCCTCTACGGGTCTGGACGCACTTTCACATGCGATAGAATCCTACTGGGCTAAGTCCAGCCAACCCGTGAGCGAGTCTCTCGCTATCCGGGCGATCGATCTGATTATGAACAATCTGCGTAGAGCCTGTATCGACGGCGATAAAGAGTCCAGAGAGGGCCTTTCAATGGCTAGCCTTCTAGCGGGAATGGCCTTCAGTCAGACCAGAACGACTATCCTTCACGCGATCAGCTTTCCTCTAACAAACGTTTATGGCGTTCCCCATGGATTCGCCTGTGCCCTTGCAATGCCTGAGGTGCTGAAACTCAATTACAAGGTAATCGGCGAGAAACTTGACATTCTGATAAGATACTTGGGGTTCGAAGACGTTGGTGAGTTCGCAGTAGCCATAGAAGATCTGATGATCGTGGGAGAGGCTCCGAGAAAGCTATCTGAAATCGGAATCAGAGAAGAGGATCTCGACGGACTCGTCGATTCCTCGCTCTCCTCGCCAATAGCGAAACTGAATCCGGCAAATATTGGCAGAAAAGAGCTTAGAGAGATATTCGAGCATATTCTTCAGTGA
- a CDS encoding DMT family transporter codes for MSVGLFLSLLTLSLVWGSYYVANRVSLQYLSPFFVGLVVRAVTFLLLIILMTFKRQVKELFKVKGILSKLLLIGVLGFSLDITAFIGLRLSSAANGAVLLKADVLFANLITIFFLKERFSYRDWLYTGGVLLGVGLVVNIDLVNFRFEGIGDIFFLLSAFFVSLNAFVIKSVQLDRVNPASDNVVAFYNNFITMGIFAIIFFLSDKGASLPTVRENSFLVLPLLYAGAMQTFIYLLYYFNLRRLPVWLVKITLLMMPVFATIISFLLLKEGLKLIQVLGMIIVLMCTAGIIIEQKRKKELKVT; via the coding sequence ATGAGCGTCGGTCTTTTTCTATCGCTCCTGACATTGAGTCTTGTCTGGGGAAGCTATTATGTCGCGAACAGAGTCTCTCTCCAGTATCTCTCACCTTTCTTTGTGGGTCTAGTGGTCAGAGCAGTTACTTTCTTGCTTCTTATAATTCTAATGACCTTCAAGAGACAGGTGAAAGAGCTTTTCAAAGTGAAGGGAATACTTTCAAAGCTCTTGCTGATAGGTGTTCTAGGATTCTCTCTGGACATAACAGCTTTCATTGGTCTGAGACTTTCAAGTGCAGCAAATGGAGCTGTCCTACTAAAGGCTGACGTGCTCTTTGCGAACCTTATAACGATCTTCTTTCTTAAGGAGCGTTTCAGTTACCGCGACTGGCTTTATACGGGAGGGGTTCTCTTGGGTGTTGGCCTTGTTGTGAATATAGATCTTGTGAATTTCAGATTCGAAGGGATCGGAGACATCTTCTTTCTTCTGAGTGCCTTTTTCGTTTCTTTGAACGCCTTTGTGATAAAATCCGTGCAATTAGATAGAGTAAATCCGGCCTCAGACAATGTGGTAGCCTTTTACAACAATTTTATAACAATGGGAATCTTCGCAATAATTTTCTTCCTGTCGGACAAAGGTGCTTCTTTACCGACAGTTCGAGAGAACAGTTTTCTTGTCCTTCCATTACTGTACGCCGGAGCTATGCAGACGTTTATATACTTACTCTACTACTTCAACCTCAGAAGACTTCCAGTGTGGCTGGTTAAGATTACTCTTCTTATGATGCCCGTATTTGCGACTATTATAAGTTTCCTTTTGCTGAAAGAGGGTTTGAAGCTTATTCAGGTGCTAGGAATGATAATTGTTTTGATGTGTACCGCAGGAATTATCATAGAACAGAAGAGAAAGAAAGAGTTAAAGGTAACTTAG
- a CDS encoding glycoside-pentoside-hexuronide (GPH):cation symporter yields MSVGRESEKIPLLNKIFFGSGDIFGGGAFNIINFFYAIFLTDVVGLDMVFVAPVFLVGKIWDAITDPFMGSITDRTRSRFGRRRPYFLAGIGLVFISFMILWYPVDFDSQAAKFLYILFAYLFFNTVVTMIMIPYQAMAAEISLDYNERTSVNSIRLLFSLVSSLACALVPMMIVNSFEDIRTGYIAMSVVFGLIFSLPWIGVFAFTKERKDFSSVEANLNLKSMFVEPLKLKSFRYLLVMFLTAYLGMDIVSMIFAYYMKYYIEKPNALPLVLGALLIVEILFIPFYAFLAKKKGKTFSFILGSFVWIVGSVAIFFVPQNASLPVVFFLAGFVGAGVSAAAVIPHTIFGDVTDVGELAYGQRREGNFSGLITFTRKFASGIAVALATFILGVAGYVNPERVVEDGVTKMIEKPQGAAVLLSIRLIIALVPVILMTFGIIAAKKYPLDSESHRRLIEYLNRKRHNEKTTMSDEEVDELKRRLI; encoded by the coding sequence ATGTCAGTTGGCAGAGAAAGCGAGAAAATTCCTCTTTTGAACAAGATATTCTTTGGCTCTGGCGACATCTTCGGAGGCGGTGCCTTCAACATAATCAACTTTTTTTACGCGATCTTTCTTACAGATGTGGTAGGTCTAGATATGGTCTTCGTCGCCCCTGTGTTTCTTGTAGGCAAGATATGGGATGCCATAACCGATCCCTTTATGGGAAGCATAACCGATAGAACTAGATCAAGGTTTGGAAGACGCAGGCCCTACTTTCTCGCAGGTATCGGTCTAGTCTTCATTTCATTTATGATACTCTGGTATCCTGTCGATTTCGATTCTCAGGCGGCAAAGTTTCTCTATATATTGTTTGCTTACCTCTTCTTCAATACAGTAGTGACCATGATCATGATCCCTTATCAGGCAATGGCGGCCGAAATATCGCTCGACTACAACGAAAGGACATCAGTCAACTCGATCAGGTTGCTCTTCTCGCTGGTCTCTTCGCTTGCATGTGCACTGGTTCCCATGATGATAGTCAACTCTTTTGAAGATATAAGAACAGGATATATAGCTATGTCCGTGGTCTTTGGTCTGATATTCTCACTTCCATGGATAGGAGTCTTCGCTTTTACAAAAGAGAGAAAAGACTTCTCTTCGGTTGAAGCTAACTTGAACCTCAAGAGCATGTTTGTTGAACCGTTGAAGCTCAAATCCTTCAGGTACCTTCTCGTAATGTTTCTGACGGCCTACCTTGGAATGGACATAGTCTCCATGATTTTTGCCTATTACATGAAATACTATATCGAGAAGCCAAACGCCCTGCCTCTCGTCCTTGGCGCCCTTTTGATCGTGGAGATCCTTTTCATACCTTTTTATGCCTTTCTGGCAAAGAAGAAGGGTAAGACCTTCTCCTTCATTCTAGGATCTTTCGTATGGATAGTCGGTTCTGTCGCTATCTTCTTTGTTCCCCAGAACGCATCCCTGCCGGTGGTCTTCTTTCTTGCGGGATTTGTCGGAGCGGGAGTATCTGCCGCGGCAGTTATACCACACACAATATTCGGCGACGTAACAGATGTCGGTGAACTGGCATATGGGCAGCGAAGAGAGGGAAACTTCAGCGGTCTCATAACCTTCACACGAAAATTCGCCTCCGGAATAGCCGTGGCGCTGGCGACTTTCATTCTTGGTGTCGCCGGTTATGTTAATCCCGAAAGAGTTGTGGAAGACGGTGTAACAAAGATGATAGAAAAGCCGCAGGGTGCTGCCGTGTTACTCTCTATAAGATTGATAATCGCACTCGTGCCTGTTATTCTCATGACCTTTGGCATTATTGCAGCAAAGAAATACCCGCTCGATTCTGAAAGCCACAGAAGGCTTATAGAGTATCTCAACAGGAAGAGACATAACGAGAAGACGACTATGAGCGATGAAGAGGTCGATGAACTGAAGAGGAGACTTATATAA